A single genomic interval of Mucilaginibacter boryungensis harbors:
- a CDS encoding SusC/RagA family TonB-linked outer membrane protein, which yields MLKSALLSLLVYQSLGAFAAPPGKNPNALKRRSHVIDAVYTGTLLDDQNNPLDGATVNLIGTRVETKSDRSGKFVLTANEGDSITISLKGFKTLKYAIGTDKLFTLTLEPDNSSSLIPRSAVVQEAYNTVPQNLAIASTDAVYNKDIVKSPVTSFRNALSGRLAGLYTLQSSGLAGSDGASLTLRGQSPIIIIDGVVANITAFDLEEIESVTVLKDALATAMLGVRGSHGAILVTTKKGSAKKQQISFTAQTAVQQPISWPKPLNAFNYATLRNEAMRNDGIPQSSGLYYPQAALDAYKNGSDPINFPNVNYRDAILKNSSLFNRYTLSASGGNRSARYFVSMEQINQSGFFKTVDSNSYNTNNNFKSYIVRSNVDLNITNKLSGGIYLLGRIQNSNEPGVTTGTIISNLLNTPANAYPLLNANNSFAGTQLYQNNLLAQTIGSGYRQRYYRDVLVNVYLKQSLDDFVKGLWMQAKVAYNSTLAEDIVRNKSFAVFQQTAPATYAQFGTNGTQANGNSIAYQGRMDYEEFSIGYDKTFGKNGLNILMMGNRDNSTDANDAQALPYTITGISGRAAYNYDGKYMAEATFGFNGSNRYPPDGNTKRGFFPAVGLGWNIEKEDFMKSVSAINRLKLYTSYGQSGWDNPGYFIYYPRFFDGPSPYFGTGAGTVTSITEGTLPNGNITFEKANKFNVGINGAVLDNKLAFTVEYFNNKYYDLVMQRGNNSTLIGNDYPNENIGQNKYFGFEGQLAWQQNLKNKFQYFISVNASSVGSKVLYISEVNQPYAYMYRTGQPVGQQFGYVAQGLFQSQAEINSSPTTVGYKPQPGDIKYQDLNNDGVINQNDVTAIGSSKPLFFYGASLGAGWHGLDISVLFQGVKNRNVYLSGGSYWAFQNNGTGPAYEQNLNRWTPQTAATATYPRLSYGVNSNNDAASSYWVRSGDYFRLKNAEIGYTLPTTWISKLGLTTVRLFANGYNLFTSSSSQLDGLSPETYTGGYPVLRLYNFGVNVKF from the coding sequence ATGCTTAAATCCGCATTATTAAGCCTATTAGTGTATCAATCACTCGGGGCGTTTGCTGCTCCGCCGGGTAAAAATCCAAACGCTTTAAAACGGCGGTCCCATGTTATTGACGCGGTATATACCGGGACACTTCTGGATGATCAGAACAACCCCCTGGATGGCGCCACCGTCAATTTAATTGGAACCCGCGTCGAAACTAAGTCTGACAGATCGGGAAAGTTTGTGTTGACGGCCAACGAGGGCGACAGTATCACGATTAGCCTGAAAGGTTTTAAAACCTTAAAATATGCAATTGGTACCGACAAGTTATTTACCCTAACCCTCGAACCAGATAATAGCAGTTCGCTGATCCCAAGATCAGCGGTGGTGCAGGAGGCTTACAATACCGTACCACAAAATCTCGCTATAGCATCAACCGACGCTGTATATAATAAAGACATCGTCAAATCGCCGGTAACCAGTTTCAGAAACGCTTTATCTGGCAGGTTAGCGGGCTTATACACACTGCAATCATCGGGCCTTGCCGGTTCCGACGGCGCTTCGCTAACCTTACGCGGCCAGTCGCCTATTATTATTATAGATGGAGTTGTTGCCAATATTACCGCTTTCGATCTGGAAGAGATAGAATCGGTGACGGTGCTTAAGGATGCGTTGGCTACAGCTATGTTGGGGGTGCGCGGCTCGCATGGGGCTATATTGGTCACCACCAAAAAAGGCAGTGCCAAAAAGCAGCAGATTTCGTTCACCGCGCAAACAGCAGTGCAGCAACCAATCAGCTGGCCTAAGCCATTAAATGCTTTTAACTACGCGACGCTGCGTAACGAGGCCATGCGCAACGATGGTATCCCGCAAAGTTCAGGGCTGTATTATCCGCAAGCGGCGTTAGATGCCTATAAAAACGGTTCAGACCCGATCAACTTTCCTAACGTAAATTACAGGGATGCTATCTTAAAAAACAGTTCGCTGTTTAATCGATACACTTTAAGCGCCAGCGGCGGTAACCGGTCGGCCAGGTATTTTGTGTCGATGGAGCAAATTAACCAATCTGGTTTTTTTAAAACGGTTGATAGCAACAGCTATAATACCAACAATAATTTTAAAAGTTATATTGTCCGCTCAAATGTCGACCTGAATATCACCAACAAACTTTCGGGTGGTATTTACCTGTTGGGGCGCATCCAAAACTCAAACGAACCGGGGGTCACCACAGGTACCATCATTTCTAATTTATTAAATACACCTGCCAATGCCTATCCTTTACTAAATGCTAACAATTCTTTTGCCGGTACACAACTGTACCAAAACAACCTGCTTGCCCAAACTATTGGGTCGGGGTATCGCCAACGATATTACAGGGACGTTTTAGTGAACGTATACCTGAAGCAAAGTTTGGACGATTTTGTAAAAGGCTTGTGGATGCAGGCCAAAGTGGCCTATAACTCTACCCTGGCCGAAGATATTGTCAGGAACAAAAGTTTCGCGGTTTTCCAGCAGACGGCACCTGCAACGTACGCCCAGTTTGGCACCAACGGAACGCAGGCGAATGGAAATTCAATAGCTTACCAGGGCAGGATGGACTACGAAGAGTTTTCCATCGGTTACGATAAAACCTTTGGCAAAAACGGCCTGAACATCCTGATGATGGGCAATCGGGACAACTCGACCGATGCTAACGATGCGCAGGCATTGCCTTATACCATTACCGGTATTTCGGGCCGGGCTGCTTATAACTACGATGGTAAGTATATGGCCGAAGCGACATTCGGTTTTAATGGATCGAACAGGTATCCGCCGGATGGTAATACCAAACGGGGCTTTTTCCCGGCAGTTGGTTTGGGATGGAATATCGAAAAGGAAGATTTTATGAAATCGGTATCTGCCATCAACCGCTTAAAGCTATACACATCATATGGCCAAAGTGGATGGGATAATCCGGGCTACTTTATTTATTACCCGCGTTTTTTTGACGGGCCTTCACCATACTTTGGCACCGGCGCGGGTACGGTTACATCAATCACGGAAGGAACGCTGCCTAACGGCAACATCACATTTGAGAAAGCGAACAAATTTAACGTTGGCATAAACGGTGCTGTGCTGGATAATAAATTGGCCTTTACTGTTGAATATTTTAACAATAAATACTACGACCTGGTAATGCAGCGTGGCAACAACAGCACTTTAATTGGTAACGATTATCCAAATGAGAACATTGGCCAAAACAAATACTTCGGTTTTGAAGGCCAACTGGCCTGGCAGCAAAACCTGAAGAACAAGTTCCAATACTTTATATCGGTTAACGCGTCGTCGGTAGGTAGTAAGGTGTTATATATCAGCGAGGTTAACCAGCCTTATGCTTATATGTACCGTACCGGGCAGCCGGTTGGTCAGCAATTTGGCTACGTGGCCCAGGGTTTATTCCAAAGCCAGGCCGAGATCAATAGCAGCCCAACTACCGTGGGTTATAAGCCGCAGCCGGGCGATATCAAATATCAAGACTTAAACAACGATGGTGTCATTAACCAAAATGATGTAACGGCTATCGGATCATCTAAACCGTTGTTTTTTTACGGCGCATCATTAGGGGCCGGCTGGCACGGGCTTGATATCAGCGTGCTGTTTCAGGGGGTAAAAAACAGAAATGTTTACCTGAGCGGCGGCAGCTATTGGGCTTTTCAAAATAACGGCACTGGGCCGGCCTACGAACAAAACCTAAACCGCTGGACGCCGCAAACCGCTGCTACAGCAACTTATCCGCGCTTAAGCTACGGGGTAAACTCTAACAACGACGCGGCATCATCGTATTGGGTGCGCAGCGGCGATTACTTCCGCTTAAAAAATGCCGAGATAGGCTACACGCTGCCCACTACCTGGATTAGCAAACTGGGCTTAACCACTGTAAGGCTGTTTGCCAATGGCTACAATTTGTTCACCAGCAGTTCGTCGCAGTTGGATGGCCTTTCGCCCGAAACATACACTGGCGGTTACCCGGTATTACGTCTTTACAACTTTGGTGTCAACGTTAAATTTTAG
- a CDS encoding RagB/SusD family nutrient uptake outer membrane protein, translating into MKNRFYSILTVGLGFILVVGSSCRKYEEQPKDWFTKDLTFDNLDQNGIVAGYALNNIYTYIPDGFNRINGDFLDAGTDDAVPSTYNRPAENFTKGTVTAQNNPEENPGNGYSLTVWGNCYYGIRRANIFLANINQVPVAAQTKQYWITEARFLRAYFYWELLKRYGGVPLLGDTVYGLDDNIQLPRNTFAETVNYIVSECNAIKPNMRPDPVSTSDWGRASKGAAVALKCRVLLYAASPLFNGGGVETDPVKKALTGYPTADATRWQQVADACTEFQSLGYYALVATGTPNAFTSVFTTKMSAEIIWAKQSSNNNNLENSQSPVGFIASNTKSQGLTSPTQNLVDAFPMTNGLGINDAGSGYVATTPYTGRDPRLAATVFYNGLTWLNRATQTYEGGLDKPNSTAVSTVQTRTGYYLRKFLGNFGTSTAFSATSHNFPIFRYAEIILDNAEALNELGQTENAVAQVILIRKRAGITAGASNRYGIPAGISQANMRTLIMNERRIELAFEEQRFWDIRRWKTAPQVMTQNLTGVSIANGATPTFTPTIVTTGIWNDRLYHMPIPYDEVTKNPKLIQNEGW; encoded by the coding sequence ATGAAAAATAGATTTTACTCGATTTTAACAGTTGGATTAGGCTTTATTCTTGTTGTGGGGAGTTCCTGCCGCAAATACGAAGAGCAGCCAAAAGATTGGTTTACAAAAGATCTGACCTTTGATAATCTTGACCAAAACGGTATTGTCGCAGGTTATGCGTTAAACAATATATATACCTATATTCCTGATGGGTTTAACCGCATCAACGGCGATTTTTTAGATGCAGGTACCGATGACGCGGTTCCATCAACCTACAACCGCCCGGCTGAGAACTTTACAAAAGGAACGGTGACCGCGCAAAACAATCCCGAAGAAAACCCCGGTAACGGCTATTCGCTTACGGTTTGGGGCAATTGTTACTATGGCATTCGTAGGGCCAATATATTTTTAGCAAACATTAACCAGGTACCCGTTGCCGCGCAAACCAAACAATACTGGATTACCGAAGCCAGGTTTTTGCGCGCCTATTTTTATTGGGAATTGCTTAAACGTTATGGCGGGGTACCGCTTTTGGGCGATACCGTTTATGGCCTTGATGATAATATACAACTGCCGCGAAACACCTTTGCCGAGACGGTTAACTATATTGTAAGCGAATGCAACGCCATAAAACCCAATATGCGCCCCGATCCGGTGTCCACTTCGGATTGGGGACGGGCATCCAAAGGCGCCGCGGTTGCTTTAAAATGTCGTGTGCTGCTTTATGCGGCCAGCCCTTTATTTAATGGCGGAGGTGTGGAAACAGACCCGGTTAAAAAGGCATTAACGGGTTATCCCACTGCCGATGCTACACGCTGGCAGCAGGTGGCTGATGCCTGTACCGAATTTCAGAGCCTTGGTTATTATGCCTTGGTTGCAACGGGTACCCCTAACGCGTTTACATCGGTATTTACTACGAAAATGTCGGCCGAGATCATCTGGGCCAAGCAAAGTTCAAACAATAATAATTTAGAGAACAGCCAGTCGCCGGTTGGTTTTATCGCCTCCAATACAAAAAGCCAGGGTCTAACCAGCCCTACACAAAATTTGGTAGATGCTTTCCCCATGACCAACGGCCTGGGGATAAACGATGCCGGTTCGGGTTACGTAGCAACTACGCCTTATACCGGCCGCGACCCGCGTTTAGCCGCGACCGTTTTTTACAACGGCCTGACCTGGCTTAACCGTGCTACTCAAACTTACGAGGGTGGTTTAGATAAACCTAATAGCACAGCTGTATCAACGGTGCAAACCCGTACCGGCTATTATCTGCGTAAATTTTTGGGCAACTTTGGTACCAGCACGGCATTCTCGGCCACCAGCCACAATTTCCCCATTTTTAGATACGCCGAAATTATACTTGATAACGCCGAGGCGTTGAATGAATTGGGCCAAACCGAAAACGCGGTTGCCCAGGTGATACTGATCAGGAAAAGGGCGGGGATAACAGCCGGTGCCTCCAACCGCTACGGCATCCCGGCAGGCATCAGCCAGGCCAATATGCGCACGTTGATCATGAACGAACGCCGGATAGAGCTGGCTTTTGAAGAACAGCGTTTTTGGGATATCAGGCGCTGGAAAACCGCGCCGCAGGTAATGACGCAAAACCTTACAGGGGTAAGCATAGCCAACGGGGCAACGCCAACATTTACACCCACAATTGTAACCACCGGTATCTGGAACGACCGACTGTATCACATGCCTATTCCTTATGATGAGGTGACGAAAAACCCAAAACTCATCCAAAACGAAGGCTGGTAA